One genomic segment of Hordeum vulgare subsp. vulgare chromosome 2H, MorexV3_pseudomolecules_assembly, whole genome shotgun sequence includes these proteins:
- the LOC123424878 gene encoding UDP-N-acetylglucosamine--dolichyl-phosphate N-acetylglucosaminephosphotransferase — protein MDVRRRPGAAAADRPTKSRPAAAAAAAPAAAPGDLVLRPPNLRVVLAAMALFLAPFSYLAFVHYPLDADLRRSILICGAISLGGFFVVLRLIPVAARYLLRRGMFGKDINKKGLPMGEITVPESLGIVVGIVYLVIAILFQHFNFTADSIWLVEYNAALASVCFMILLGFIDDVLDIPWRVKLLLPTIAALPLLMAYAGGTSIIIPKPLASYVGVEVLELGWMYKLFMLLLAVFCTNSINIHAGLNGLEVGQTVVISAAVLIHNVMRIGSSKDLETQQAHAFSIYLVLPFLTTSLALLGFNWYPSSVFVGDTYTYFAGMTLAVVGILGHFSETLLLFFLPQVLNFLCSVPQLFHFVPCPRHRLPRFDTQTGLLTGTKDGNLVNIFLRLFGKCSEKSLCIRLLIFQAVSCLFCFWLRYMLTGWYK, from the exons ATGGACGTCCGCCGCAGGCCCGGAGCGGCGGCAGCCGATAGGCCGACGAAGTCGCGGccggctgctgctgccgccgctgcGCCGGCCGCGGCGCCGGGAGACCTGGTGCTCCGGCCGCCGAACCTTCGCGTGGTCCTCGCGGCGATGGCTCTCTTCCTCGCGCCCTTCTCGTACCTGGCGTTCGTGCACTACCCCCTGGATGCCGATCTGCGGCGATCCATCCTAATCTGCGGGGCCATTAGCCTCGGCGGCTTCTTCGTCGTGCTCCGCCTCATCCCGGTCGCCGCCCGCTACCTCCTCCGCCGCGGGATGTTCGGCAAGGACATCAACAAGAAGGGCTTGCCCATGGGAGAGATCACAGT GCCTGAGTCACTAGGCATTGTTGTTGGGATTGTCTACTTGGTCATTGCTATTCTATTTCAACATTTCAACTTCACAGCGGATTCCATt TGGCTTGTTGAATATAATGCAGCATTAGCATCAGTCTGCTTTATGATCCTTCTTGGATTTATTGATGATGTTCTTGATATTCCATGGAGAGT GAAACTGCTGCTGCCTACGATTGCAGCACTCCCTCTGCTTATGGCATATGCTGGTGGTACTTCCATCATCATTCCAAAGCCTCTAGCATCCTATGTCGGAGTAGAAGTTCTGGAGTTAG GTTGGATGTACAAGCTCTTCATGCTTTTGTTAGCAGTTTTTTGTACAAATTCAATCAACATTCATGCTGGGCTGAATGGTCTTGAAGTTGGGCAGACAGTTGTCATATCTGCTGCG GTTTTGATACATAATGTAATGCGCATAGGATCTTCTAAAGACCTTGAAACTCAGCAAGCTCATGCATTCTCTATTTATCTTGTCCTGCCTTTCCTGACCACTTCATTGGCTTTGCTGGGTTTTAACTG GTATCCTTCATCTGTTTTTGTTGGTGATACATACACCTATTTTGCTGGGATGACTTTAGCTGTGGTGGGTATTTTGGGGCATTTCAG TGAGACATTATTGCTGTTCTTTTTACCCCAGGTTCTTAATTTCTTGTGCTCAGTACCACAG CTCTTCCACTTTGTTCCTTGCCCAAGACATAGGTTGCCAAG GTTTGATACTCAAACAGGACTGCTGACAGGTACCAAAGATGGTAACCTTGTTAACATATTCCTTAGGTTGTTTGGGAAATGCTCAGAGAAGTCCCTTTGCATAAGGCTTCTTATATTTCAG GCTGTGTCATGCCTATTCTGCTTTTGGCTGAGATACATGCTTACTGGATGGTACAAATGA